A window of the Corynebacterium minutissimum genome harbors these coding sequences:
- a CDS encoding ABC transporter ATP-binding protein: MATVEFRQASRIYDPKKPPAVSRINLDIKDGEFLVLVGPSGCGKSTTLRMLAGLEPIDEGQIFIDGADVTETRSRDRDVAMVFQSYALYPNMTARQNMAFALQNAKVDKATIEERVNFAAKMLELEDLIDRKPSAMSGGQRQRVAMGRAIVRQPKVFLMDEPLSNLDAKLRVSTRAQILQLQRELNTTTVYVTHDQTEAMTMGDRVCVLKQGIIQQVDAPNTLYENPGNSFVATFIGSPAMTLIENVPFVDGRVVGGKDHALDYYMPQEQAAKVNSDRVIVGVRPENWEIVGVNQPGEQYGLPVRVDIVEHLGSELYVYGSREESADDVIAVRGDRITVKVPRGIDVHQGDTIYLRPMKGGCVFFAPDTEINYDYL; encoded by the coding sequence ATGGCTACTGTTGAATTCCGCCAAGCTTCCAGGATTTACGATCCGAAGAAGCCTCCGGCGGTCAGCCGCATTAACCTCGATATCAAGGATGGCGAATTCTTGGTACTCGTCGGACCGTCGGGCTGCGGTAAGTCGACGACATTGCGCATGCTCGCTGGCCTTGAGCCAATCGACGAAGGGCAGATCTTCATCGATGGGGCTGACGTGACTGAGACCCGTTCGCGGGACCGCGATGTAGCCATGGTGTTCCAGTCCTATGCGCTGTACCCCAATATGACAGCGCGCCAGAACATGGCGTTTGCATTGCAAAACGCCAAGGTGGATAAGGCAACCATCGAAGAGCGCGTGAACTTTGCCGCAAAGATGCTCGAGCTGGAAGACCTTATCGACCGCAAGCCGTCCGCGATGTCGGGTGGCCAGCGCCAGCGTGTGGCCATGGGGCGCGCTATCGTGCGCCAGCCCAAGGTCTTCCTTATGGATGAGCCGCTGTCTAACCTGGATGCGAAGCTGCGTGTCTCCACACGTGCGCAGATCCTGCAGCTGCAGCGCGAGCTCAACACCACAACGGTCTACGTTACCCATGACCAGACTGAGGCGATGACCATGGGAGATCGCGTGTGCGTTCTCAAACAGGGCATCATCCAGCAGGTTGATGCGCCGAACACGCTGTATGAGAACCCCGGCAACTCCTTCGTGGCGACGTTCATCGGTTCGCCGGCTATGACCCTCATCGAGAACGTCCCGTTCGTTGACGGGCGTGTCGTTGGCGGCAAGGACCATGCTCTGGACTACTACATGCCACAGGAGCAGGCGGCGAAGGTGAATTCGGATCGCGTCATCGTCGGCGTGCGCCCAGAGAACTGGGAAATCGTCGGCGTGAACCAGCCCGGTGAGCAGTATGGTCTCCCGGTCCGGGTCGATATTGTCGAGCACCTAGGCTCCGAACTGTACGTCTACGGCAGCCGCGAGGAGTCGGCTGACGACGTCATCGCGGTCCGTGGTGACCGGATCACGGTGAAGGTACCGCGCGGCATTGACGTGCACCAGGGCGACACGATCTACCTGCGCCCGATGAAGGGCGGTTGCGTGTTCTTCGCCCCAGATACCGAAATCAACTACGACTACCTCTAA
- a CDS encoding ABC transporter substrate-binding protein — MSRKTSTRIVAVCAALLTTVSLTACAGGSNTAGSGSKDGGDANTITFWSNHPGSSRDLEQELIDEFEKENPDLKVELVTAGSNYEEVAQRFNAALAGGDLPDVLVASDVTWFNFALNEATTPLDELWEMNDIDSESYVDTLREDYKYKDKHYGVPYSRSTNLMYWNTDDLKAAGLPTDRGPKDWEEFDEWATKIKDKLDKPAVTVPDGSNYLDWYFQGMIWAFGGSYSDEWEPNFTSKESIEAGKFLQDQVKAGHIEISTDPTVAFGSGKASGLLESTGSLGGLKETATIPFITTYLPGPGPSAATGGAGLAVPAGISDERKANAVKFIDFLTNTENTIKFSQKTGYMPVRKDALDDPEEKKFLEENPNAQTAIEQLNENTKPQDYARVFVPGGGQRIGGVLDRITVGNEDVESAFGDLQKETQSVIDRDITPKLK, encoded by the coding sequence ATGTCTCGTAAGACTTCTACTCGCATCGTTGCCGTCTGCGCGGCACTGCTGACCACCGTGTCCCTGACCGCCTGCGCAGGTGGCTCCAACACTGCCGGAAGCGGTTCCAAGGACGGCGGCGACGCCAACACCATTACTTTCTGGTCCAACCACCCGGGTTCCTCCCGCGACCTGGAGCAAGAGCTCATTGATGAATTCGAGAAGGAGAACCCGGATCTGAAGGTTGAGCTGGTCACCGCCGGCTCCAACTATGAGGAAGTTGCGCAGCGCTTCAACGCTGCTCTCGCAGGTGGCGACCTGCCTGACGTCCTCGTTGCGTCCGACGTCACCTGGTTCAACTTCGCACTGAATGAGGCCACCACGCCGCTCGATGAGCTGTGGGAGATGAACGATATTGACTCTGAGAGCTACGTGGACACCCTGCGTGAGGACTACAAGTACAAGGATAAGCACTACGGCGTTCCGTACTCCCGCTCCACGAACCTGATGTACTGGAATACCGATGACCTCAAGGCAGCTGGTCTTCCCACCGACCGTGGTCCGAAGGACTGGGAAGAGTTCGACGAGTGGGCAACCAAGATCAAGGACAAGCTCGACAAGCCTGCCGTCACCGTACCGGATGGCTCCAACTACCTCGACTGGTACTTCCAGGGCATGATTTGGGCCTTCGGTGGTTCTTACTCTGATGAGTGGGAACCGAACTTTACCTCCAAGGAGTCCATCGAGGCCGGTAAGTTCCTGCAGGACCAGGTCAAGGCCGGTCACATCGAAATCTCTACCGACCCGACCGTCGCATTCGGCTCCGGAAAGGCCTCCGGTCTTCTGGAGTCCACCGGTTCCCTGGGTGGTCTGAAGGAGACGGCGACGATCCCGTTCATTACCACCTACCTGCCGGGCCCGGGCCCCTCGGCAGCCACCGGTGGTGCTGGTCTTGCCGTCCCGGCTGGCATCTCCGACGAGCGCAAGGCTAATGCGGTCAAGTTCATTGACTTCCTGACGAACACCGAGAACACCATCAAGTTCTCCCAGAAGACGGGCTACATGCCGGTGCGCAAGGACGCCCTGGATGATCCGGAAGAGAAGAAGTTCTTGGAGGAGAACCCGAACGCTCAGACCGCAATCGAGCAGCTCAACGAGAACACTAAGCCGCAGGATTACGCACGCGTCTTCGTGCCAGGCGGTGGACAGCGTATCGGTGGCGTTCTTGACCGCATCACTGTGGGCAACGAGGACGTGGAGTCCGCATTCGGTGACCTGCAGAAGGAGACTCAGAGCGTTATCGACCGTGACATCACCCCGAAGCTGAAGTAA
- a CDS encoding carbohydrate ABC transporter permease, producing MSDRRAIPASVQVGLPQAQGELPPVPGSQSLAAPVITEAQRKRKGEPIDHSHPATKVVGYIALVLTVLMILVPLYFIFITSFKSFQDVYSDPISFWPNPFKAENYSYVWQTSGFSSYLKNSVIITLILTVVEVVLGVLTAYAFAFIRFPGRNLLFLLIIASLMVPNQITIISNYSLVASWGWRDTYAGVIIPLAGVAFGAFLMRNHFQSLPPEILEAARMDGAGFFTTLFRVVLPMSWPTLSAFVLITVVNEWNQYLWPFLITDTPAAATLPVGLTRLQDAEGVTNWAPVMAGTVLTTLPMIIIFLILQKPMIKGLTAGAVKG from the coding sequence ATGTCTGACCGTCGCGCAATTCCGGCTTCCGTCCAGGTAGGTCTCCCACAAGCTCAAGGCGAACTGCCGCCGGTTCCTGGATCCCAGTCCCTCGCAGCGCCCGTCATTACCGAGGCCCAGCGCAAGCGCAAAGGCGAGCCCATCGATCACAGCCACCCAGCAACGAAGGTCGTCGGCTACATCGCCCTCGTTCTTACGGTTCTGATGATTTTGGTGCCGCTGTACTTCATCTTCATCACCAGCTTCAAGTCTTTCCAAGATGTGTACTCGGATCCGATTTCCTTCTGGCCCAATCCTTTCAAGGCGGAAAACTATTCCTACGTCTGGCAGACCTCTGGATTTTCGAGCTACCTTAAAAACTCCGTCATCATCACTCTGATCCTGACGGTGGTGGAAGTAGTCCTTGGCGTTCTGACCGCCTATGCCTTCGCATTCATTCGCTTCCCCGGCCGAAATCTGCTGTTCCTGCTCATCATCGCCTCGCTGATGGTGCCCAACCAGATCACCATTATTTCGAACTACTCGCTGGTTGCGTCGTGGGGTTGGAGAGACACCTACGCCGGCGTCATCATCCCGCTGGCAGGCGTGGCGTTTGGTGCCTTCCTCATGCGCAATCACTTCCAGTCATTGCCCCCGGAAATTCTCGAGGCCGCTCGCATGGACGGGGCAGGATTCTTCACCACCTTGTTCCGCGTGGTCCTGCCGATGTCGTGGCCAACGCTGTCTGCGTTCGTCCTCATCACCGTGGTCAATGAGTGGAACCAATACCTGTGGCCCTTCCTCATTACGGATACACCGGCCGCAGCCACCCTTCCAGTGGGCCTGACCCGCTTGCAGGACGCGGAAGGCGTGACCAACTGGGCGCCGGTGATGGCCGGCACCGTGCTGACAACCCTGCCGATGATCATTATCTTCCTCATACTTCAGAAGCCGATGATCAAGGGTCTGACTGCGGGCGCAGTCAAGGGTTAG
- a CDS encoding carbohydrate ABC transporter permease encodes MAISNPANGHMTAIPAVTEKPVVSEEYARHPRKQKLDWRQIGLAALLIGPNLLLLILFTYRPLVDNIRISFFNWNISSPTMTFVGLQNYIDWFQAPDTGRVVFNTVVFTFFAVAGSMVLGLALALLLDQKLFGRAAVRSMVFAPYVIAGAAIGVAFQFVFDPNYGLIQYFLGLIGVEVPNFYQQQNWALFMITVTYVWKNVGYVFVIYLAALQGRRRDLDEASEIDGTPAARHFFRVVLPQLRGTTFFLLITVLLNSFQVFDIINAMTGGGPFGYGTSTMVFQVYQETFINNRAGYGAAVATIMFLVVLVITVLQIRLQERMDK; translated from the coding sequence ATGGCAATATCCAACCCGGCAAACGGGCACATGACTGCGATCCCCGCAGTCACCGAGAAGCCGGTCGTCTCCGAAGAGTACGCGCGTCACCCACGCAAGCAAAAGCTCGACTGGAGACAGATCGGCCTCGCGGCATTGCTCATTGGCCCGAACCTTCTCCTTCTCATTCTTTTCACGTATCGACCACTAGTCGATAACATCCGCATCTCTTTCTTCAACTGGAATATTTCCTCGCCGACGATGACCTTCGTCGGCCTGCAGAACTACATCGACTGGTTCCAGGCACCGGATACTGGGCGCGTCGTGTTCAACACTGTCGTGTTCACCTTCTTCGCGGTGGCCGGTTCGATGGTTCTGGGGCTAGCGCTGGCATTGTTGCTGGACCAAAAGCTGTTTGGTCGCGCGGCGGTGCGCTCGATGGTCTTTGCTCCCTACGTCATCGCTGGCGCGGCCATTGGCGTGGCGTTCCAGTTCGTCTTCGATCCTAACTACGGCCTCATCCAATATTTTTTGGGCCTTATCGGGGTTGAGGTGCCCAACTTTTACCAGCAGCAGAACTGGGCACTGTTCATGATCACGGTGACGTATGTGTGGAAGAACGTCGGCTACGTCTTCGTCATCTATCTTGCAGCCTTGCAGGGCCGCCGCCGTGATCTTGATGAAGCCTCGGAGATCGACGGCACCCCGGCCGCGCGGCACTTCTTCCGCGTGGTTCTGCCGCAGCTTCGCGGCACCACTTTCTTCCTGCTGATTACTGTGCTGCTTAATTCCTTCCAGGTCTTCGACATCATCAATGCGATGACCGGTGGTGGACCGTTTGGCTACGGTACTTCCACGATGGTCTTCCAGGTGTATCAGGAGACTTTCATCAACAATCGCGCTGGCTATGGCGCTGCTGTGGCCACCATCATGTTCCTTGTCGTGCTTGTCATTACGGTGCTGCAGATCAGGTTGCAGGAAAGGATGGATAAGTAA
- a CDS encoding glycerophosphodiester phosphodiesterase, translating into MSDHTGIIAHRGYNGWYPENTHRSFDEALKLDVAGVECDVNLTKDGEVVVIHDQTVDRTSDGSGAVGDMTLKELRALNVGTTEDPQRIMRLDELLDLVESYPGKQLLIETKHPSPFGARLEESVAEVLRNRRLDADPRFSLISFNPEAIARFRNLLPSLQSFLLLEPEEGLPQSREGATGFGPSIRQARSEADFFGGVECPTYVWTVNLPKDMAWCRDNGVELMATDLPELALEVLSRS; encoded by the coding sequence ATGTCAGACCACACAGGAATTATCGCACACCGAGGCTATAACGGCTGGTACCCGGAGAATACCCACCGTTCCTTCGACGAAGCCCTCAAACTCGATGTGGCTGGAGTGGAGTGCGACGTCAACCTGACCAAGGACGGGGAAGTCGTGGTCATCCACGATCAGACGGTGGACAGGACATCAGACGGCAGCGGTGCAGTAGGTGATATGACGCTGAAGGAGCTGCGCGCACTTAATGTGGGCACCACTGAGGATCCGCAACGCATCATGCGTCTCGACGAATTGCTCGACCTCGTCGAGTCCTATCCGGGCAAGCAGCTACTCATTGAGACTAAACATCCGTCCCCATTTGGCGCACGGCTTGAGGAATCGGTAGCGGAGGTCTTGCGTAACCGACGGCTCGATGCCGACCCACGGTTTAGCCTCATTTCCTTTAATCCCGAAGCAATTGCCCGGTTCCGAAACCTGCTGCCGTCCCTGCAATCCTTTTTGCTCCTAGAGCCGGAAGAGGGGCTTCCGCAGTCCCGTGAGGGCGCGACGGGTTTCGGGCCTTCCATTCGCCAGGCGCGGAGTGAAGCCGACTTCTTTGGTGGGGTTGAATGCCCGACCTACGTGTGGACGGTGAACCTGCCCAAGGACATGGCGTGGTGCCGCGATAACGGGGTAGAGCTCATGGCAACCGACCTGCCGGAGCTGGCTCTAGAAGTGCTTTCGCGCAGCTAA
- a CDS encoding class I SAM-dependent methyltransferase, which translates to MYSHLASIDAEAWPGVASVPSSRLLRFTAGRAEAEFAQACAKAGVDLEGNDPDIAVLHDALFSRIADSGWLGLAESYMAGEWTTPDSDRLVKVLLRLLGVGYRPKAKDVAVEESTPGELPLDVVKLYAGDSLSHSGGIFASGVPTTVREAVRSYSAHAGRKEPKEHFVDVTTVSEPTSTDREDLGDAQRRAAQWLLDATHTGAGTHLLVYPATGLQVAVQAVARRATVDVLTGDEDQRALFDEQLLLEGAADSVHVQAIDTALPDPKQWRGRYDAIVSVEKLETLSPRERRRFVQVLDRSLINGGRVGLFSLFATTKMTPSARSAVQVMRAYIWPGLDYPTLEETYQLFDKRSNLRIVAQTHVGTHYLETVRYQRSFFDGRLREAAAAGFDHVFRRLWTFQFALREALLTLGMLDAVHVVATHRHRGGRR; encoded by the coding sequence GTGTATTCCCACTTGGCTTCGATTGATGCTGAGGCGTGGCCGGGCGTGGCCTCGGTACCGTCCTCGCGTCTGCTGCGTTTTACTGCTGGGCGTGCGGAAGCGGAGTTTGCGCAGGCCTGTGCCAAGGCAGGGGTGGACTTAGAAGGAAACGACCCCGATATTGCAGTGCTTCACGACGCCCTCTTCTCCCGCATCGCCGATTCCGGCTGGCTCGGCCTCGCAGAGTCCTATATGGCGGGTGAGTGGACCACCCCTGATTCTGATCGCTTGGTCAAGGTGCTGCTGCGCCTGCTGGGAGTGGGCTACCGCCCGAAAGCGAAGGATGTGGCGGTGGAAGAGTCCACGCCGGGGGAGTTGCCGCTGGATGTGGTGAAGCTTTATGCCGGGGATTCTTTGAGCCACTCGGGAGGCATTTTTGCTAGCGGTGTGCCAACGACAGTGCGCGAAGCGGTGCGTAGCTATAGCGCTCATGCGGGCCGCAAGGAACCGAAGGAGCATTTTGTCGATGTGACGACGGTGAGCGAACCTACTTCAACCGACCGTGAGGATCTGGGAGATGCGCAGCGCCGGGCTGCGCAATGGCTCCTTGACGCTACCCATACGGGTGCCGGTACCCACCTGCTGGTTTATCCTGCTACGGGTTTGCAGGTGGCGGTGCAGGCAGTGGCTCGCCGTGCGACGGTGGATGTTCTTACGGGAGATGAGGATCAGCGTGCGCTTTTCGACGAACAGCTTCTCCTCGAAGGCGCTGCCGATTCGGTGCATGTGCAAGCAATCGATACCGCGCTGCCGGATCCGAAACAGTGGCGTGGTAGGTATGACGCCATCGTGAGCGTGGAGAAATTAGAGACGCTTTCACCGCGGGAGCGCCGCCGCTTTGTGCAGGTGCTTGATCGTTCTCTTATCAATGGCGGCCGCGTGGGCTTATTCTCCTTGTTCGCAACCACTAAGATGACCCCGTCTGCGCGTTCAGCAGTGCAGGTCATGCGCGCCTATATCTGGCCAGGCTTGGATTATCCGACGCTAGAGGAAACCTACCAACTTTTTGATAAGCGCTCTAACCTGCGCATCGTTGCGCAAACCCACGTGGGTACGCACTATCTGGAAACCGTGCGCTATCAGCGCAGTTTCTTCGATGGCCGCCTACGTGAGGCAGCGGCCGCTGGCTTTGACCACGTGTTCCGCCGTCTGTGGACCTTCCAGTTTGCATTACGTGAGGCGTTGCTTACCTTAGGCATGTTGGACGCGGTCCACGTTGTGGCAACACATCGCCACCGCGGCGGGCGCCGTTAG
- a CDS encoding NAD(P)/FAD-dependent oxidoreductase, which yields MAHTPHRPANGRHHVVVIGAGFGGINAVKKLKDADVEITLIDKKNHHLFQPMLYQVATGVISAGEIAPSTRQILRNQDNAHFINGEVTDINIKDQTVTAELDGATRTYEYDSLIVAAGAGQSYFGNDHFAQYAPGMKTLDDALEIRSRIISAFEKAELEEDPAKREKLLTFVIVGAGPTGVELTGQIAELAQRTFAGAYSNFGSTSAKIYLLDGAPQVLPPFGKRLGRKAQRVLEKLGVDVRLNAMVTDVTEDAVTYKNMKTEEEVTIEAATKIWSAGVAASPLGKLIADQAGVEADRAGRVAVNEDLTVGEYKNVYIVGDMISLNRLPGVAQVAIQGGNHVGKLIEAKIDEESTANESEAFDYFDKGSMAVISRFNAVVKLGKTEFTGFPAWLSWLGLHISYIVGFRSRVLVALHWLLNAVSRDRGNLEITQQQRVARNVIDRDLH from the coding sequence ATGGCGCACACTCCCCACCGTCCAGCTAACGGCCGCCACCACGTCGTTGTTATCGGTGCAGGCTTCGGAGGCATCAATGCCGTGAAGAAGCTCAAGGACGCAGACGTTGAGATCACCCTCATCGACAAGAAGAACCACCACCTCTTCCAGCCGATGCTCTACCAAGTAGCCACCGGTGTTATCTCCGCCGGTGAGATCGCTCCGTCCACGCGCCAGATTTTGCGCAACCAGGACAATGCTCACTTCATCAACGGTGAGGTCACTGACATCAACATCAAGGACCAGACCGTTACCGCTGAACTCGACGGCGCAACCCGCACCTACGAGTACGATTCCCTCATCGTCGCCGCCGGTGCTGGTCAGTCCTACTTCGGAAACGACCACTTTGCCCAGTACGCACCGGGCATGAAGACGCTGGATGATGCCCTTGAGATTCGCTCCCGCATCATTTCTGCTTTTGAGAAGGCAGAGCTGGAAGAAGATCCTGCCAAGCGTGAGAAGCTGCTCACCTTCGTCATCGTGGGTGCTGGCCCGACCGGTGTGGAGCTCACCGGCCAGATTGCTGAGTTGGCACAGCGTACCTTCGCCGGGGCTTACTCCAACTTCGGTTCCACCTCTGCCAAGATTTACCTGCTCGATGGTGCCCCGCAGGTTCTGCCTCCGTTTGGCAAGCGCCTCGGCCGCAAGGCACAGCGCGTTCTGGAGAAGCTGGGCGTCGACGTCCGCCTCAACGCCATGGTGACCGACGTGACCGAGGATGCCGTGACCTACAAGAACATGAAGACCGAGGAAGAGGTCACGATCGAGGCCGCCACCAAGATCTGGTCCGCCGGTGTAGCTGCTTCCCCGCTGGGCAAGCTCATCGCAGACCAGGCTGGTGTGGAAGCTGACCGTGCTGGCCGTGTTGCCGTTAACGAGGACCTCACCGTCGGCGAGTACAAGAACGTCTACATCGTTGGTGACATGATCTCCCTCAACCGCCTGCCGGGTGTAGCTCAGGTGGCCATCCAGGGTGGTAACCACGTGGGCAAGCTCATCGAGGCCAAGATCGATGAGGAGTCCACCGCGAACGAGTCCGAGGCTTTCGACTACTTCGACAAGGGCTCCATGGCAGTTATTTCCCGCTTCAACGCTGTGGTCAAGCTGGGCAAGACCGAGTTCACTGGTTTCCCGGCGTGGCTGTCGTGGCTGGGCCTGCACATCTCCTACATCGTGGGCTTCCGCAGCCGTGTGCTCGTGGCCCTGCACTGGCTGCTCAACGCTGTATCGCGTGACCGCGGCAACCTGGAGATTACCCAGCAGCAGCGCGTTGCCCGCAATGTGATTGACCGC